The DNA sequence CCGACGGACTGGACTACGCGCACCGCAAGGGGCTGTTGCACCGCGACGTCAAGCCCGGGAACATCCTGATCACGCCAGGTGCCGATCCGATGAACCCGGATGCGGTGAAACTCACCGACTTCGGCATCGCGCGGATGGCGCAAGAGACCGACAGCAGTCTCACGTCGGTGGGGATGACGGTGGGCACGCTGCGGTACAGCGCACCTGAACAGATCGGCGGCGAGGAGATCGACCACCGTGCCGACGTGTACGCGCTTGGTTGCACGCTCTACGAGTTGCTCACCGCGACAGCACCTTTCGACGCCCCCACCAGTCAAGGCCTGATGGCGGCGCACATGTTCAACGCCCCGCCCAACCCGGCGGCCGTCAATCCCGCGGTGCCGGCGGCGATGGCTTCGGTGATCGCCAGGGCTATGGCCAAGAAACCCGCTGACCGTTTCGACAGCGCCCGCGAGCTGGCCGATGCCGCACTGGAAGCGCTGCAAGGCGGTGGGGCGCCGCAGAGCACGCGCGCACAGAGCGCTTTTGTGCCCATACCGGTCAAACCCGTTGTGCCGCCGACGAATGCCCCGCGGTCGGCCGCTGCGGTGACCTTCCCTCCGGCCGCGACGCCCGGGCCCGTGCCGTCCAACCCGTACCAACCGGGACCGTATCCCTCCGCCCCCGGACAGTCCACTCCCGGACAGCCCGCGGCCCCGCACTCGTCACCGCAGCACTTCACTCCCCAGCATTCTTCGCCGGGTCAGTCGAACCCGTATCAGGGGGCGGGCCAGGGATACCCGGGGATGGCGTCGAGTGGACAACGTCCGGCCTACGCGGGCACCGGACCCGCGGCGCCCCCGACGCCGAACGGTCCGTGGTTCACCCGCCCTGCGGTGCTCGCCGGGCCGGTGGTGGTGCTCGCGGTGGTGCTCGGTGTGATTGCCGCCACGCTGATCACCGGCGGCGGCAGTGCGCTGGCTGCGCCGCAGAAGCCCGCCGTCGAACTGGCCGCAGAGTCCGTGGACATCAGTTGGTCCGCGGTGGACGGCGCGTCCGAGTACGTTCTGCGGCAAGGTGATTCGGTCATCTATGTCGGGGACAAAACCGAGTATGCACAACCCATGCCGTTGCCGGGTACGTACTCGTACACGGTGTCGGCGCGATCGGGCGACCGGGATGAATCGTCCTATAGCCCGGCGAGTGACGAGGTCGCGGTGGCGCAACGGTGGCACGGTCTGGAACAGATGGCGTCCACCTTCGGGGAGATCGTCGGCCCGAGCCCGTTGTCCACCGACACCTTCGGGCAAGAAGCGTGCTGGGGCGGCACGGGCAGTGTCGACCAGGAGATCCCGAAGACGGGCGTCATCTTCTGCCGCGACGCCGCTGCCACCTACACAGTGCAGCTGCGGCAGTTCCCGTCTCGCCAGGTCCGCGACGAGTATCTGGACAGTCTCAACTTGAAGACGTCGTCGGTGACCACCGATCAGGGCGCCGACGGCACCCTCTATCAGGGCAACGGCCCGACCAGTGACTGGGCGGGTACCGCGATCCTGGCCTTCGATGACACCGATCGTGAGGTGTACGACTTGAGCGTCACCATGGAGAGCGGCAAAGACGCCGACGCCGTGGCCCTGTTGGACAGGCTTCCGCTGTGAAGCGCTGGGGATGGCCCCTGCTGGTGGTCGCCGGGGTGGTGGCGCTGATTCTCGCGTTCACCATCACCTACTTCGTGCGGGGTGCCGGCAATTCGGTGTCGAGTCCGGGGACGGTCACGGCCAGTGCCGAGGGCCCTGTGGTGAATGTCAGCTGGAAGTCGGCGTCAGGAGCCGATTCCTATCTGCTCAGTCGGGGTGAGGCGGTGGTGTACTCGGGCCCGGCCACCGAGTTCACCGACATCTCGGCGGTGGCTCCTTCAGGCGGCGACCGGGTGGAGTACCGGGTGCGGGCGGTGGACGACAAGGGCCGCGTGTCCGAACCGAGCGCTTCGGCGTCGGTCGAGGTGGGCTCCGGGTGGGGGCTGTATGCGGAGTCGGCCCAACGGTTGCCCGAGCTGTTACCGGCGGGACCCGACGAGCAGGGCTACAACGGCATGCGATGCGAGACACGGATGGATGCCGTGCCGCCGGAGGAAGGTGACGGGCCAGACGGATCGGGCGAGCAGTTCATCAAGGCGGGATTCCGCTGTGTCCTGGACTCCGGTGGTGAGCAGTACGACCTGTGGACCGACTTCTATGTCACACCCGAGGCGCTCGAGAGCCGGATGGACGACATCCGCGGTTTCGACGGGGTGACCAGCACAACGTGGCAGAACGGGCGGGCGGTCAGCGGTGGCGGCGGGGACGAGCCACGATGGATGGCGCTGACGGTCGATGGTATGCCCGACGTGTACATCGAACTCTCCGCCGTGGACAAGGCCACCACGTCCGATCAGCTCGTCGATGCGGTGAACAGCCTGCCCGTGGGCTGACCACCACCGCGGAAAAATCCTGAAAGCGCACCTCGTCGCAGCCGAGCGGCGTTACGCTCCCGCGAAGCACGGCAATGAAGCCGGAGGGGGCTTGTTGTGGGCGCATGGGCGGGAAACAAGGGCGCGGTCCGGATCGCGGTGATCTTCGGTGCGGTCCTGGCGATGGCAACGGCGACGGTCGGTCCGGCTTCGGCGGCCGCGCCGCCCGGGTACAACGACCTGATCGACGTCTGGCCGACCGCGGTGGACGTGGCGGACTGTCGTCCGGGTGATCAGGTCGAGACCGGTATCCAGGGCGAGGTGCCCTTGGCGGACCGAAAGTCCGGGCGCAGCACCAAGGGTTACAACTGCAACATCGATCTGATCGGTCAGTATCAGGGGCAGGGCGCCGGCATCGTCAGTGCCACCTACGGTCACTGTTCGTACACGGGTTCTTCTTTCCCCACCAACTTCTTGGGACCCGATCCCGGGGTGCAGGTGATCGACGTCAGCGATCCGGCCAATCCACGGATGACGGATGTGCTGAGCGAACCTGCGATGGTGGGCGGCACCTGGGAGTCGTTGAAGGTCAACAAGGAACGTGGACTCCTGGTGGGCACGGGGGTGGGCATCCTCGAGGGCGCCGGTTACATCTCGGTGTACGACATCGCCACCGACTGCGCGCACCCGCGGCTGCTCAACACCGGCGCCGGGTCCCAGCTGTCGATGCCGATTCCGGTCACCACCCACGAGGGCGACTTCTCGCCTGACGGGAACACGTACTGGGCCACCGGCATTGCGCCCGGCTACGTCAGCGCCATCGACATCACCGATCCGCGTGATCCGATGGTGGTGTGGTCCGGGGTCACGGGTGTCGAGGCCCATGGTCTCGGGTTCTCGCCGGACGGCAACACCATGTATCTGTCGAATCTTCTGGGACTGACGATGATCGACGTCTCGGCGGTGCAGAACCGCACACCGAGAACGATTGTGCCCGAACTCATGCCGCACGTCGGTGAAAAGCTCTGGGCCGATGGTCAGATCACTCAACACAGCATCTACGTCACCTACGACGGGCAGCCGCACGTTTTCAGCGTCGACGAGGGCGGTTCGGGTGGCGTCAAGTTGTTCGATGCGGCGCGCTCGTCGAATCTCCAGCAGCGCAACGCGATCAAGTTGGCGATCAATCTGCCGGACAACGCCAACAGGTGGGCCCAGAGCACCACTGCCAACGGCGCGTTCGGTTACGACGCCCACTACTGCTCGGTGGATCGTCCGGTCGATCCGACCGCGATGGCATGCGGGTGGATCCAGTCGGGCGTCCGAGTGTTCGACATCAGCGACCCCGACCACTTCGAGGAGGTCGCGTACTTCAACCCACCCGCGCAGACGGGCAAGAACTGGCAGTTGAGCAACTCTCTGCACGCTCTGCTCGGCTCCATCGCGGCTCCGCCGATCATCGGCACGCTGGCGGTCGCCCGGGCAGTGCTGCAGGGCGACAGCCCCGTCGACGGGATAATCAATGATCAGAGTCGTCTCGTGGGAGGCGACCTCTCGGCCGACTGGTGTCTGTCACCACCGGAGTTCCACGGCGATCAGCTCTGGGTGACCTGCATGGACAACGGGTTCATGGCCCTGGCGCTCGATCCGGCGGTATACCCGATCCGATGAAAGCCATTGTCGGCCAACGGTTATGGTTGATCACTGCGGTTGTCGTGGCCTTGGTCGTCGGGCTGGGTGTCGGGTTGATGGTCGACCGCGGAGGTCCGGAGTCGAAGGTGGCCGGAGAGTCGGCGACCGCCGTGGACGTGGGCTTTGCACAAGACATGTCCGCACATCACCAGCAGGCCCTCATGATGTGCGACCTACTGGCGCCGACAGCGCAGCCGGATGTCCGGGCGCTCGCGGCCCAGATCGAGCAGGCGCAGTGGCGCGAGATCGGGCAGATGCAGGGCTGGCTACAGATGCTCGACGCACCGCTGCAGGCGACGCGTCCGATGAGCTGGATGGAAGCGGGTGGCCATCAGCACGCCGCGGGTGTGTCGACGATGCCGGGGATGGCCAGTGGCGACGAACTGACCCGGTTGTCGTCGGCCGACGATGTGCAGAGCGAGATCTTGTTCCTGCAGTTGATGATCCGGCACCACCAAGGGGCGATCGACATGGCCGCAGAAGCGGCCCGGAGCGCTGGAGAACCCGCCATTCGGCGTGCGGCAGTCGGGATGGTGAAGTCGCAGTCGGACGAGATATCAGTGATGACGGTGATGCTCGACCAACGAGGTGGGGACACCCTGCCGTACCCGGTGTGAGCTCGGCGGGTGCCCGATCACTCCGGTTTGGGTGCGCCTTCGGACTCGCCCGAGGTTGTCGTGTTCTCCGCTGCGTGGGCTTCGGGGTCACCGGCGCGACGATCCATCGGGTCGACTCCGTCGACGCCCTCGAGGACGGTGAACTCCTGCTCCGCGGACGCCACGAACTCCTTGGCTTCTTGTTTGATCTTGTGCACCCAGTCGGACATTCGGCACTCCTGTTCCGCTCGCGGACGCCCGGTCGGCGCCAGAGACCACCCTACGTCGTTCACCGTTTGCCGAGCGCGGTCTCCGAATCCCAGACCGCCATCAGCTCACCGAGGATGTCGACCGCCAAGCCCAGTCCGCCCAGATGGCTCTCACCGGGCATGGTGAACATCTTGGCGTCGGGCAGTAGATGCACCACGTGTTCGCCGTGCTTGTGCGGAATGATGTGGTCGTGGTCGCCGTGCCACCAGCGCACCGGGACGGTCACGTCGCCGACCGAGAATCCCCAATCGCGGGCGAAGACAACAACATCGGCGAACGGGGCCTCCATCTGACGGCGTCCGCCGTTGAGGAGATCGTCGAGGAACATCGCTTTGAACTCGGGGCGCTGGAGCAGTTCGCGGTCGGCAGCGGGGGACAGCCGTCCGTAGAGACCGATGGCCGGCCCGGCAACCGGTCGTGCCACTCGCACGACCGAACTGACAACCCGCCCGATCGGAGCCCCGGCCGTCTGCAGCAGGGGTGCGAGGAACTTGCCCAGT is a window from the Williamsia sp. DF01-3 genome containing:
- a CDS encoding alpha/beta fold hydrolase, which encodes MIDIERPKIEGSVAVGEGRRIGFAEFGSATGRAVFWLHGTPGARRQIPIEVRDLGEAENIRIIGLDRPGVGSSTPYSYPNVLAFADDLATVADTLGVDEFAVIGLSGGGPYALGVAHAMPDRVVVAGVLGGVAPAVGPDAIGGGAMELGKFLAPLLQTAGAPIGRVVSSVVRVARPVAGPAIGLYGRLSPAADRELLQRPEFKAMFLDDLLNGGRRQMEAPFADVVVFARDWGFSVGDVTVPVRWWHGDHDHIIPHKHGEHVVHLLPDAKMFTMPGESHLGGLGLAVDILGELMAVWDSETALGKR
- a CDS encoding DUF305 domain-containing protein, with the protein product MKAIVGQRLWLITAVVVALVVGLGVGLMVDRGGPESKVAGESATAVDVGFAQDMSAHHQQALMMCDLLAPTAQPDVRALAAQIEQAQWREIGQMQGWLQMLDAPLQATRPMSWMEAGGHQHAAGVSTMPGMASGDELTRLSSADDVQSEILFLQLMIRHHQGAIDMAAEAARSAGEPAIRRAAVGMVKSQSDEISVMTVMLDQRGGDTLPYPV
- a CDS encoding serine/threonine-protein kinase; the encoded protein is MSVAIGSYIGGYQILELLGRGGMGEVYKAQHPRLPRADAIKLLNNTYGSDPDTRARFEREADLVAPLSHPNLVNVLDRGTHEGQLWIAMEFVSGTDAAHMLIDGPLHPRLAVQIISEVADGLDYAHRKGLLHRDVKPGNILITPGADPMNPDAVKLTDFGIARMAQETDSSLTSVGMTVGTLRYSAPEQIGGEEIDHRADVYALGCTLYELLTATAPFDAPTSQGLMAAHMFNAPPNPAAVNPAVPAAMASVIARAMAKKPADRFDSARELADAALEALQGGGAPQSTRAQSAFVPIPVKPVVPPTNAPRSAAAVTFPPAATPGPVPSNPYQPGPYPSAPGQSTPGQPAAPHSSPQHFTPQHSSPGQSNPYQGAGQGYPGMASSGQRPAYAGTGPAAPPTPNGPWFTRPAVLAGPVVVLAVVLGVIAATLITGGGSALAAPQKPAVELAAESVDISWSAVDGASEYVLRQGDSVIYVGDKTEYAQPMPLPGTYSYTVSARSGDRDESSYSPASDEVAVAQRWHGLEQMASTFGEIVGPSPLSTDTFGQEACWGGTGSVDQEIPKTGVIFCRDAAATYTVQLRQFPSRQVRDEYLDSLNLKTSSVTTDQGADGTLYQGNGPTSDWAGTAILAFDDTDREVYDLSVTMESGKDADAVALLDRLPL